From the genome of Deinococcus sp. JMULE3, one region includes:
- a CDS encoding DNA-3-methyladenine glycosylase, whose protein sequence is MTTLLPPTHFRGDPVPVARALLGGTLVRVLDGGERLTGRIVEVEAYDCPRDPACTAGRFHAARSADMAIPPGTWLFWTAHGHPLLQVACRPEGVSASVLIRALEPLEGLGHMLTFRPVTRERDLTNGPAKLVYALGLNPARISGRPVNAPELHLLPPPAPLPDEEVEVTARIGIREGRNLPWRFTIRGNPWVSPATPSMDLARPT, encoded by the coding sequence TTGACCACCCTTCTGCCGCCCACACACTTTCGGGGTGACCCGGTCCCCGTCGCCCGCGCGCTGCTGGGTGGAACGCTCGTGCGCGTGCTGGACGGCGGGGAACGCCTGACCGGGCGGATCGTCGAGGTCGAGGCCTACGACTGCCCCCGCGACCCCGCCTGCACCGCCGGACGCTTCCACGCGGCCCGCAGTGCCGACATGGCCATCCCGCCCGGCACGTGGCTGTTCTGGACGGCGCACGGCCACCCGCTGCTGCAGGTCGCGTGCCGCCCGGAGGGCGTGTCGGCCAGCGTCCTGATCCGCGCACTGGAGCCGCTGGAGGGCCTGGGGCACATGCTGACCTTCCGACCCGTCACCCGCGAACGGGACCTGACGAACGGCCCCGCCAAACTCGTGTACGCGCTGGGCCTGAACCCCGCGCGGATCAGCGGGCGGCCCGTGAACGCCCCGGAACTGCACCTCCTGCCGCCCCCCGCACCCCTCCCCGACGAGGAGGTGGAGGTCACCGCCCGCATCGGCATCCGCGAGGGGCGCAACCTCCCGTGGCGCTTCACGATCCGCGGCAATCCCTGGGTGTCGCCCGCCACGCCCAGCATGGACCTCGCCCGGCCCACCTGA